A window from Citrobacter amalonaticus encodes these proteins:
- the rbbA gene encoding ribosome-associated ATPase/putative transporter RbbA, whose product MTALALVPVPPVAHLDGVSQHYGTTVALNNITLDIPARCMVGLIGPDGVGKSSLLSLISGARVIEQGNVMVLGGDMRDPKHRRDVCPRIAWMPQGLGKNLYHTLSVYENVDFFARLFGHDKAEREARITELLNSTGLAPFRDRPAGKLSGGMKQKLGLCCALIHDPELLILDEPTTGVDPLSRAQFWDLIENIRQRQTNMSVLVATAYMEEAERFDWLVAMNAGEVLATGSAQELRDKTASATLEQAFIALLPQAQRQAYQPVVIPPYHAEQEDIAIEAKDLTMRFGNFVAVDHVNFRIPRGEIFGFLGSNGCGKSTTMKMLTGLLPASEGEAWLFGQPVDPKDIDTRRRVGYMSQAFSLYSELTVRQNLELHARLFHIPEAEIPRRVQEMSERFMLAEVEDSLPESLPLGIRQRLSLAVAVIHRPEMLILDEPTSGVDPVARDMFWQLMVDLSRQDKVTIFISTHFMNEAERCDRMSLMHAGKVLASGTPQELVERRGATSLEEAFISWLQEAAGPAPETSVPVDTKHEEAKPPRQGFSLRRLFSYSRREALELRRDPVRSTLALLGTVILMLIMGYGISMDVENLRFAVLDRDQTVSSQAWSLNLAGSRYFIEQPPLTSYDDLDRRMRSGEVAVAIEIPPNFGRDIARGTPVEIGVWVDGAMPSRAETVKGYVQAMHQSWLQDVASRQPTPVGQSGLMTIETRYRYNPDVKSLPAIVPAVIPLLLMMIPSMLSALSVVREKELGSIINLYVTPTTRSEFLLGKQLPYIALGMLNFLLLCALSVFVFGVPHKGSFLTLSLAALLYVTIATGMGLLISTFMKSQIAAIFGTSIITLIPATQFSGMIDPVASLEGPGRWIGEIYPTSHFLTIARGTFSKALDLTDLWPLFVPLLIAIPVVMGLSVLLLKKQEG is encoded by the coding sequence ATGACCGCTCTGGCGCTGGTTCCCGTTCCTCCCGTGGCGCACCTTGACGGCGTGAGTCAGCATTACGGGACCACGGTGGCGCTGAATAACATCACGCTGGATATCCCCGCGCGCTGCATGGTGGGGTTGATCGGCCCCGACGGCGTGGGGAAATCAAGCCTGCTGTCGCTCATTTCCGGTGCCCGGGTGATTGAGCAAGGCAACGTCATGGTGTTGGGCGGCGATATGCGCGATCCGAAACACCGTCGTGACGTCTGCCCGCGTATTGCGTGGATGCCGCAGGGCCTGGGAAAAAACCTGTATCACACGTTGTCGGTGTATGAGAACGTCGACTTCTTCGCCCGTTTGTTCGGTCATGACAAAGCCGAGCGCGAAGCGCGGATTACGGAGTTACTGAACAGCACCGGTCTGGCGCCGTTTCGCGATCGTCCGGCGGGGAAACTCTCGGGCGGGATGAAACAGAAGTTGGGTCTGTGCTGTGCGCTGATCCATGACCCGGAATTATTGATACTGGATGAACCGACCACCGGTGTTGATCCCCTGTCTCGCGCCCAGTTCTGGGATCTGATAGAGAATATTCGTCAGCGGCAGACCAACATGAGTGTGCTGGTGGCGACGGCGTATATGGAAGAGGCCGAGCGTTTCGACTGGCTGGTGGCGATGAACGCAGGCGAGGTGCTGGCGACCGGCAGCGCGCAGGAACTCCGCGATAAAACCGCCAGCGCGACGCTGGAGCAGGCGTTTATCGCCCTGTTACCACAGGCGCAGCGGCAGGCGTATCAGCCGGTGGTGATTCCGCCGTATCACGCAGAACAGGAAGACATTGCCATTGAGGCAAAAGACCTGACCATGCGCTTTGGCAATTTTGTCGCCGTCGATCACGTCAACTTCCGCATCCCGCGTGGGGAGATTTTTGGCTTCCTCGGTTCCAACGGCTGCGGTAAATCGACCACCATGAAGATGCTGACCGGGCTGCTGCCTGCCAGTGAAGGGGAGGCCTGGCTGTTCGGTCAACCAGTCGACCCGAAGGATATCGACACCCGTCGTCGGGTGGGCTACATGTCGCAGGCGTTTTCGCTGTACAGCGAGCTGACCGTTCGACAGAACCTTGAACTCCACGCCCGGTTGTTTCACATCCCGGAAGCGGAAATCCCCCGACGCGTTCAGGAGATGAGCGAACGTTTTATGCTGGCGGAGGTTGAGGATTCGTTGCCCGAGTCGCTCCCGCTAGGCATTCGACAGCGGCTGTCGCTGGCAGTGGCGGTGATCCATCGCCCGGAAATGTTGATCCTCGACGAACCGACCTCCGGCGTTGACCCGGTGGCGAGGGACATGTTCTGGCAATTGATGGTCGATTTGTCGCGTCAGGACAAAGTGACCATTTTTATCTCCACTCACTTTATGAACGAAGCTGAGCGCTGTGACCGTATGTCGTTAATGCATGCCGGAAAAGTGCTCGCCAGCGGTACGCCGCAGGAACTGGTTGAGCGGCGCGGGGCTACAAGCCTTGAAGAGGCGTTTATCTCCTGGCTCCAGGAGGCTGCGGGCCCGGCGCCTGAAACCTCTGTGCCGGTGGACACAAAGCATGAAGAGGCGAAGCCACCGCGTCAGGGATTCAGCCTGCGGCGATTGTTCAGCTACAGTCGTCGCGAAGCGCTGGAACTGAGGCGCGATCCGGTGCGTTCGACGCTGGCGCTGCTGGGCACGGTGATCCTGATGCTGATCATGGGTTACGGCATCAGCATGGACGTCGAAAACCTGCGTTTTGCCGTGCTCGATCGCGATCAAACCGTCAGCAGCCAGGCCTGGTCATTGAATCTGGCAGGCTCACGCTACTTCATTGAACAACCGCCGTTGACCAGCTATGACGATCTCGACCGGCGGATGCGTTCCGGCGAGGTGGCAGTAGCCATCGAAATCCCACCTAACTTTGGTCGTGACATTGCGCGCGGGACGCCGGTGGAGATTGGCGTCTGGGTGGATGGCGCCATGCCCAGCCGTGCCGAGACGGTAAAAGGCTACGTGCAGGCGATGCACCAGAGCTGGCTACAGGACGTGGCGAGCCGCCAGCCGACGCCAGTAGGGCAGAGTGGACTCATGACCATTGAAACACGCTATCGCTACAACCCAGATGTGAAAAGCCTGCCAGCGATTGTTCCGGCGGTCATTCCGCTGTTGCTGATGATGATCCCGTCGATGCTGAGCGCACTGAGCGTGGTGCGGGAAAAAGAACTGGGGTCGATCATCAATCTGTATGTCACGCCCACCACCCGCAGTGAATTTTTGCTCGGTAAACAGTTGCCGTATATCGCGCTGGGGATGCTGAACTTCCTGCTGCTGTGCGCCCTGTCGGTGTTTGTGTTTGGCGTACCGCACAAGGGCAGTTTCCTCACGCTCAGCCTGGCCGCGCTATTGTATGTCACCATCGCCACGGGAATGGGGCTGCTGATCTCCACGTTCATGAAGAGTCAGATTGCGGCAATTTTTGGCACGTCCATCATTACCCTGATCCCGGCGACGCAGTTCTCCGGGATGATCGATCCGGTGGCGTCGCTGGAAGGACCGGGACGGTGGATCGGCGAGATCTATCCAACCAGCCATTTCCTGACGATCGCCCGGGGCACATTCTCGAAAGCATTGGATCTTACCGATCTCTGGCCGCTGTTTGTACCGCTGCTGATCGCCATTCCGGTGGTGATGGGGCTGAGCGTGCTGTTGCTGAAAAAACAGGAGGGGTGA
- the pitA gene encoding inorganic phosphate transporter PitA, with translation MLHLFAGLDLHTGLLLLLALAFVLFYEAINGFHDTANAVATVIYTRAMRSQLAVVMAAVFNFFGVLLGGLSVAYAIVHMLPTDLLLNMGSSHGLAMVFSMLLAAIIWNLGTWYFGLPASSSHTLIGAIIGIGLTNALMTGTSVVDALNIPKVIGIFASLIVSPIVGLVVAGGLIFLLRRYWSGTKKRARIHLTPAEREKKDGKKKPPFWTRIALILSAIGVAFSHGANDGQKGIGLVMLVLIGVAPAGFVVNMNASGYEITRTRDAINNVEIYFQQHPDLLKQVTGVDQLIPSPEPAATQPAEFHCHPANTLNALDRAKAMLSNNVESYDKLSVEQRGQLRRIMLCISDTTDKVTKLPGVSADDQRLLKKLKTDMLSTIEYAPIWIIMAVALALGIGTMIGWRRVATTIGEKIGKKGMTYAQGMSAQMTAAVSIGLASYTGMPVSTTHVLSSSVAGTMVVDGGGLQRKTVTSILMAWVFTLPAAILLSGTLYWISLKLI, from the coding sequence ATGCTACATTTGTTTGCTGGCCTGGATTTACATACCGGGCTTTTATTATTGCTTGCTCTGGCTTTTGTGCTGTTCTACGAAGCAATCAACGGCTTCCATGATACAGCCAACGCAGTCGCAACCGTGATCTACACCCGTGCGATGCGTTCGCAACTTGCGGTGGTCATGGCTGCGGTGTTCAACTTCTTTGGTGTGCTGCTGGGCGGTCTCAGCGTAGCCTATGCCATCGTGCATATGTTACCGACCGATCTCCTGCTCAACATGGGATCTTCGCATGGACTTGCGATGGTGTTCTCCATGCTGCTCGCCGCGATCATCTGGAACCTGGGTACCTGGTACTTTGGGTTACCCGCCTCCAGTTCCCACACGCTGATCGGCGCGATTATCGGCATCGGTTTAACCAATGCCCTGATGACCGGCACGTCAGTGGTGGACGCACTCAACATCCCGAAAGTCATCGGTATTTTTGCCTCGCTGATCGTCTCGCCCATCGTTGGTCTGGTGGTTGCAGGCGGCCTGATTTTCCTTCTGCGTCGCTACTGGAGCGGGACTAAAAAACGCGCCCGTATTCACCTCACGCCAGCGGAACGTGAAAAGAAAGACGGCAAGAAAAAGCCGCCGTTCTGGACCCGTATCGCCCTGATTCTTTCTGCTATCGGCGTGGCCTTCTCGCATGGCGCGAACGACGGTCAGAAAGGCATTGGTCTAGTCATGCTGGTTCTGATTGGTGTGGCGCCGGCGGGCTTCGTGGTAAATATGAATGCTTCGGGTTATGAAATCACCCGTACCCGTGATGCCATCAACAACGTCGAAATCTACTTCCAGCAGCATCCTGATCTGCTGAAACAGGTGACGGGCGTCGATCAGTTGATTCCGTCTCCGGAACCGGCCGCAACGCAGCCGGCAGAATTCCACTGCCATCCGGCAAACACCCTTAACGCGCTGGATCGCGCGAAGGCGATGTTGTCGAACAATGTGGAAAGCTATGACAAGCTGAGCGTTGAGCAGCGCGGCCAACTGCGTCGCATCATGCTGTGCATTTCCGACACGACCGATAAAGTGACGAAACTGCCGGGCGTGAGCGCTGACGACCAGCGTCTGCTGAAGAAACTGAAAACCGATATGCTGAGCACCATTGAGTATGCGCCAATCTGGATCATCATGGCGGTCGCGCTGGCGCTGGGTATTGGTACCATGATCGGCTGGCGCCGCGTGGCGACCACCATCGGTGAGAAGATTGGTAAAAAAGGCATGACCTATGCTCAGGGGATGTCTGCACAGATGACGGCGGCGGTCTCTATCGGTCTGGCCAGCTACACCGGGATGCCGGTGTCCACCACCCACGTACTCTCTTCCTCCGTCGCGGGGACGATGGTTGTCGACGGTGGCGGTCTGCAACGTAAAACGGTGACCAGCATTCTGATGGCGTGGGTGTTCACATTACCCGCCGCGATTCTGCTGTCCGGTACCCTGTACTGGATCTCGCTGAAGCTGATTTAA
- the nikC gene encoding nickel ABC transporter permease subunit NikC, whose translation MNFFLSSRWSVRLAMIVIALLAVIALTSQWWLPYDPQAIDLPSRLLAPDSQHWLGTDHLGRDIFSRLLAATRVSLGSVMACLLLVLALGLIVGGSAGLLGGRVDQATMRVADMFMTFPTSILSFFMVGVLGTGLTNVIIAIALSHWAWYARMVRSLVISLRQREFVLASRLSGAGHVRVFIDHLAGAVIPSLLVLATLDIGHMMLHVAGMSFLGLGVTAPTAEWGVMINDARQYIWTQPLQMFWPGLALFITVMAFNMVGDALRDHLDPHLITEHAH comes from the coding sequence GTGAACTTTTTCCTCTCTTCACGCTGGTCGGTTCGTCTGGCCATGATTGTCATCGCCCTGCTGGCGGTGATTGCGCTGACCAGCCAGTGGTGGCTGCCGTATGATCCGCAAGCGATCGATTTACCCTCGCGCCTGTTGGCCCCCGACAGCCAGCACTGGCTGGGTACGGACCATCTGGGACGCGACATTTTCTCTCGCCTGCTGGCGGCGACCCGCGTGTCGCTGGGTTCGGTGATGGCCTGTCTGCTGCTGGTGCTGGCGCTGGGACTGATTGTTGGCGGCAGCGCCGGACTGCTGGGTGGTCGTGTCGATCAAGCCACCATGCGCGTCGCCGATATGTTTATGACCTTCCCGACCTCCATTCTGTCGTTCTTCATGGTCGGCGTGTTGGGCACGGGACTCACCAACGTGATTATCGCCATCGCCCTGTCACACTGGGCGTGGTATGCGCGCATGGTGCGCAGCCTGGTCATCTCTCTGCGTCAGCGCGAGTTTGTTCTCGCATCACGGCTTTCCGGCGCAGGTCATGTCCGGGTATTCATCGACCATCTGGCCGGGGCGGTGATCCCGTCTTTGCTGGTGCTGGCCACGCTGGATATTGGACATATGATGCTGCACGTTGCCGGGATGTCTTTCCTCGGCCTTGGCGTGACGGCACCGACGGCGGAATGGGGGGTGATGATTAACGACGCCCGCCAGTATATCTGGACTCAGCCGCTGCAAATGTTCTGGCCGGGGCTGGCGCTGTTTATCACCGTGATGGCCTTCAACATGGTGGGTGACGCCCTGCGCGATCACCTGGATCCTCATCTGATCACGGAGCATGCCCACTGA
- the nikR gene encoding nickel-responsive transcriptional regulator NikR — MQRVTITLDDDLLETLDSLSQRRGYNNRSEAIRDILRGALAQETTQEHGTQGFAVLSYVYEHEKRDLASRIVSTQHHHHDLSVATLHVHINHDDCLEIAVLKGDMGDVQHFADDVIAQRGVRHGHLQCLPKEE; from the coding sequence ATGCAACGAGTCACCATCACGCTTGATGACGATTTACTGGAAACGCTGGATAGCCTGAGCCAGCGCCGTGGTTACAACAACCGCTCCGAAGCCATTCGTGACATTCTGCGCGGCGCGCTGGCGCAGGAAACCACGCAAGAGCACGGCACCCAGGGCTTTGCGGTGCTCTCCTACGTGTATGAACATGAGAAGCGTGATTTAGCCAGTCGCATTGTCTCAACGCAGCACCATCACCATGATTTGTCCGTCGCCACACTGCATGTGCATATCAATCATGACGACTGTCTGGAGATTGCCGTCCTGAAAGGCGACATGGGCGATGTTCAACATTTTGCCGATGATGTTATCGCCCAGCGCGGTGTGCGCCACGGCCATTTGCAGTGTTTGCCGAAGGAAGAGTAA
- the nikD gene encoding nickel import ATP-binding protein NikD, translating to MPQHIELQNIALVADRPLVHGVSLTLKRGRVLALVGGSGSGKSLTCAAALGILPAGVRQTNGTLLADGKPVSPRSLRGFKIATIMQNPRSAFNPLHTMATHARETCQALGKPADDATLVNALQAVGLEQADRVLKLYPFEMSGGMLQRMMIAMAVLSDAPFIIADEPTTDLDVVAQARILDLLESIMQSRAPGMLLVTHDMGVVARLADDVAVMDNGNIVEQGDVETLFRTPQHAITRGLVSAHLALYGMELAS from the coding sequence ATGCCACAGCACATTGAACTGCAAAACATCGCTTTAGTGGCCGATCGCCCGCTGGTGCACGGTGTGTCGTTAACGCTCAAACGCGGACGTGTGCTGGCGCTGGTGGGTGGCAGCGGTAGCGGTAAATCATTGACCTGCGCGGCGGCGCTTGGGATTTTGCCCGCTGGTGTGCGCCAGACAAACGGAACGCTGCTCGCTGACGGCAAACCGGTGTCGCCTCGATCCCTGCGTGGGTTCAAAATTGCCACCATTATGCAAAATCCGCGCAGCGCGTTTAATCCCCTGCATACGATGGCGACCCACGCACGGGAAACCTGTCAGGCGTTGGGTAAACCGGCAGATGACGCCACGCTCGTCAACGCCCTGCAAGCCGTGGGCCTGGAGCAGGCCGATCGCGTGCTGAAGCTCTACCCGTTCGAGATGAGCGGCGGCATGCTACAACGCATGATGATCGCGATGGCGGTACTGTCCGATGCGCCGTTTATCATCGCCGATGAGCCGACCACCGATCTGGATGTGGTGGCACAGGCGCGCATCCTCGATCTGCTGGAGAGCATTATGCAGAGCCGGGCACCGGGCATGCTGTTAGTGACTCACGATATGGGTGTGGTCGCGCGACTGGCCGACGATGTGGCAGTGATGGATAACGGAAACATCGTCGAACAGGGTGACGTGGAAACCCTGTTCAGGACACCCCAACACGCCATCACCCGCGGTCTGGTGTCGGCACATCTCGCTCTGTACGGTATGGAGTTAGCCTCATGA
- the nikE gene encoding nickel import ATP-binding protein NikE: protein MTLLSVTDLSHQYAHASLGGKHQHQQVLKAVSLHLKSGETVALLGRSGCGKSTLARLLVGLESPSQGSVSWRGEPLAKLNRAKQKAFRRDIQMVFQDSISAVNPRKTVCEILREPMRHLLSLSKAEQLARVREMLRAVDLEENLLDKRPPQLSGGQLQRVCLARALVVEPKLLILDEAVSNLDLVLQAGVIRLLKKIQQQFGTACLFITHDLRLVERFCHRVMVMEDGQIVETQTVGEALTFSSEAGRVLQKAVLPAYPVRHRAIS, encoded by the coding sequence ATGACTTTACTCAGCGTCACAGACCTTTCTCATCAGTACGCCCACGCCAGCCTGGGCGGAAAACATCAGCATCAGCAGGTGCTGAAAGCGGTCTCTTTGCATCTGAAAAGCGGCGAAACCGTTGCCCTGTTAGGGCGCAGCGGCTGCGGAAAAAGCACGTTAGCGCGTCTGCTGGTCGGTCTGGAATCGCCCAGTCAGGGAAGCGTAAGCTGGCGCGGTGAACCGCTGGCAAAACTGAACCGGGCTAAACAAAAAGCGTTTCGCCGCGATATCCAGATGGTCTTTCAGGATTCCATTAGCGCAGTGAATCCGCGTAAAACCGTCTGTGAGATCCTACGTGAGCCGATGCGTCATTTACTCTCGTTGTCGAAAGCCGAACAGCTGGCGCGGGTACGCGAGATGCTTCGCGCCGTCGATCTGGAGGAAAACCTGCTGGATAAACGTCCGCCACAGCTCAGCGGCGGTCAGCTCCAGCGCGTCTGTCTGGCCCGCGCACTGGTGGTAGAGCCGAAACTGTTGATTCTCGATGAAGCGGTGTCGAATCTCGATCTGGTGTTGCAGGCAGGCGTCATTCGTCTGCTCAAAAAAATACAGCAGCAGTTTGGTACCGCCTGCCTGTTTATCACCCACGATCTGCGGCTGGTGGAACGATTTTGCCATCGTGTGATGGTGATGGAGGACGGGCAGATCGTTGAGACACAGACTGTGGGTGAGGCATTAACCTTTTCCTCCGAGGCCGGTCGTGTGCTACAAAAGGCGGTACTCCCCGCATATCCCGTGCGCCATCGCGCCATTTCGTAA
- a CDS encoding HlyD family secretion protein, giving the protein MDNIKRHLTWWVVGALVVIAAGVWWGLRPAGVPDGFAASNGRIEATEVDIATKIAGRIDTILVTEGQFVRQGEVLAKMDTRVLQEQRLEAIAQIKEAESAVAAARALLEQRQSETRAAQSVVKQREAELDSVSKRHVRSRSLSQRGAVSAQQLDDDRAAAESARAALESAKAQVSATKAAIEAARTSIIQAQTRVDAAQATERRIVADIEDSELKAPRDGRVQYRVAEPGEVLAAGGRVLNMVDLSDVYMTFFLPTEQAGLLKIGGEARLVLDAAPDLRIPATISFVASVAQFTPKTVETSDERLKLMFRVKARIPPELLQQHLEYVKTGLPGMAWVRLNEQLPWPDSLAVRLPQ; this is encoded by the coding sequence ATGGACAACATTAAACGTCATCTGACGTGGTGGGTTGTGGGCGCACTGGTGGTGATCGCTGCTGGCGTGTGGTGGGGTCTACGGCCCGCAGGCGTACCGGACGGTTTTGCTGCCAGCAACGGCAGAATCGAGGCGACGGAAGTGGACATTGCCACCAAAATCGCCGGACGTATTGATACCATCCTCGTGACTGAGGGGCAGTTCGTTCGCCAGGGCGAAGTGCTGGCGAAGATGGATACCCGCGTGTTGCAGGAGCAACGGCTGGAAGCCATCGCACAAATCAAAGAGGCCGAAAGCGCCGTGGCGGCTGCACGGGCGCTGCTCGAACAGCGGCAAAGCGAAACCCGCGCTGCCCAGTCGGTAGTGAAACAGCGTGAAGCCGAGCTGGATTCCGTCTCCAAACGTCACGTCCGTTCCCGCTCGCTCTCCCAGCGTGGCGCGGTCTCGGCGCAACAACTGGATGACGATCGTGCCGCCGCGGAAAGCGCACGCGCGGCGCTGGAGTCGGCAAAGGCGCAGGTCTCTGCGACGAAAGCAGCGATTGAAGCCGCGCGCACCAGCATTATCCAGGCGCAAACCCGCGTCGACGCCGCGCAGGCGACCGAACGGCGGATTGTCGCGGATATCGAAGACAGCGAGCTTAAAGCCCCGCGTGATGGCCGGGTTCAGTACCGCGTGGCGGAGCCGGGCGAAGTGCTGGCGGCGGGCGGTCGGGTGCTGAATATGGTCGATCTCAGCGATGTTTACATGACATTCTTTCTGCCCACCGAACAAGCAGGTCTGCTGAAAATTGGCGGTGAAGCCCGTCTGGTGCTTGATGCCGCGCCGGACCTGCGTATTCCCGCCACGATCAGTTTTGTCGCCAGCGTCGCGCAGTTCACGCCGAAAACCGTTGAAACCAGCGATGAGCGCCTGAAGCTGATGTTTCGCGTCAAGGCGCGGATCCCCCCTGAATTACTCCAGCAGCATCTGGAATATGTCAAAACCGGCTTGCCAGGCATGGCGTGGGTGAGACTGAACGAACAGCTTCCCTGGCCTGACTCGCTGGCGGTGAGGTTGCCGCAATGA
- a CDS encoding ABC transporter permease, which yields MRRLRNIYNLGIKELRSLLGDKAMLTLIVFAFTVSVYSSATVLPGSLHLAPIAIADMDQSQLSNRIVNSFYRPWFLPPEMITADEMDAGLDAGRYTFAVNIPPNFQRDVLAGRQPDIQVNVDATRMSQAFTGNSYIQNIISGEVNSFVARYRDNSEPLVSLETRMRFNPNLDPAWFGGVMAIINNITMLAIVLTGSALIREREHGTVEHLLVMPITPFEIMMAKVWSMGLVVLVVSGLSLMLMVKGALGVPIEGSIPLFMLGVALSLFATTSIGIFMGTLARSMPQLGLLMILVLLPLQMLSGGSTPRESMPQVVQDIMLTMPTTHFVSLAQAILYRGAGFSIVWPQFLTLLAIGAAFFLIALLRFRKTIGTMA from the coding sequence ATGCGCCGACTACGCAATATTTATAATTTAGGCATCAAGGAGTTGCGCAGTCTGTTGGGCGATAAGGCGATGCTGACGCTGATCGTGTTTGCCTTTACCGTCTCGGTGTACTCCTCCGCGACCGTGCTGCCGGGGTCGCTGCATCTCGCGCCGATTGCCATTGCCGATATGGACCAGTCTCAACTCTCGAATCGTATCGTCAACAGCTTCTACCGTCCGTGGTTTTTACCGCCGGAGATGATCACCGCCGATGAGATGGATGCCGGGCTGGATGCGGGTCGCTATACCTTTGCGGTCAATATTCCGCCAAACTTTCAACGGGACGTGCTGGCCGGAAGGCAACCCGATATTCAGGTGAATGTTGACGCCACGCGCATGAGCCAGGCGTTCACTGGCAACAGCTACATCCAGAATATCATCAGCGGTGAAGTGAACAGTTTTGTCGCGCGTTATCGCGATAACAGTGAACCGCTGGTTTCGCTGGAGACCCGAATGCGCTTCAACCCGAACCTCGATCCGGCGTGGTTTGGCGGGGTGATGGCGATCATCAATAACATCACCATGCTGGCGATTGTGCTGACCGGTTCGGCGCTGATACGCGAACGTGAACACGGTACGGTGGAACACCTGCTGGTGATGCCGATCACCCCGTTTGAGATCATGATGGCGAAAGTCTGGTCAATGGGACTGGTGGTGCTGGTAGTCTCGGGGCTGTCGCTGATGTTGATGGTGAAAGGGGCGCTCGGCGTGCCAATTGAAGGGTCCATTCCGCTGTTCATGTTGGGTGTGGCGCTGAGTCTGTTCGCCACCACGTCGATCGGCATTTTTATGGGTACGCTGGCGCGCTCCATGCCGCAACTGGGGCTGTTGATGATTCTGGTGCTTTTGCCTCTGCAAATGCTTTCCGGCGGCTCCACGCCGCGCGAAAGCATGCCGCAGGTGGTGCAGGACATCATGCTGACGATGCCGACTACCCACTTCGTCAGCCTTGCGCAAGCCATACTCTATCGCGGCGCCGGGTTCAGCATTGTCTGGCCGCAGTTTCTGACGCTTCTCGCCATTGGCGCGGCGTTCTTCCTGATCGCATTGCTGCGGTTCAGAAAGACGATTGGCACGATGGCGTAA
- a CDS encoding NAD(P)/FAD-dependent oxidoreductase, with protein sequence MERFDAIIIGAGAAGMFCAAQAGQAGSRVLLIDNGKKPGRKILMSGGGRCNFTNLYVEPAAYLSQNPHFCKSALARYTQWDFIDLVSKRGIAWHEKTLGQLFCDDSAQQIVDMLVAECEKGNVTLRLRSEVLSVAQDDDGFTLALNGATVGAKKLVIASGGLSMPGLGASPFGYKIAEQFGLNVLPTRAGLVPFTLHKPLLEQLQVLSGVSVPSVITAQDGTVFRENLLFTHRGLSGPAVLQISSFWQPGEFVSINLLPDVSLNDVLNEQRSAHPNQSLKNTLAMLLPKRLVECLQQLGQIPDVSLKQLNVRDQQTLIDTLTDWRVQPNGTEGYRTAEVTLGGVDTHELSSRTMEARKVPGLYFIGEVMDVTGWLGGYNFQWAWSSAWACAQDLAGE encoded by the coding sequence GTGGAAAGGTTTGATGCCATTATTATAGGCGCTGGCGCGGCAGGTATGTTCTGTGCAGCACAGGCAGGACAGGCCGGCAGTCGGGTGCTGCTTATTGATAATGGAAAGAAGCCTGGCCGCAAGATCCTCATGTCCGGTGGGGGTCGCTGCAACTTTACCAACCTTTATGTTGAGCCAGCGGCTTATTTGAGCCAAAACCCGCATTTTTGCAAATCTGCGCTGGCGCGCTATACCCAGTGGGATTTTATCGATCTCGTCAGTAAGCGCGGCATCGCCTGGCATGAAAAAACGCTCGGGCAACTTTTTTGCGATGACTCCGCGCAGCAAATCGTCGATATGCTGGTGGCGGAATGTGAAAAAGGCAATGTAACCCTGCGTTTACGCAGTGAAGTGCTGAGCGTTGCGCAGGATGACGACGGTTTTACGCTGGCGCTGAACGGGGCGACTGTCGGTGCGAAAAAGCTGGTGATTGCCTCCGGCGGACTGTCGATGCCCGGTCTGGGCGCGTCACCGTTTGGCTATAAAATTGCCGAACAGTTTGGTCTGAACGTTCTGCCAACCCGCGCCGGACTGGTACCGTTTACCCTTCACAAACCGCTGCTGGAGCAGCTTCAGGTGCTGTCTGGCGTTTCCGTTCCGTCGGTCATCACCGCGCAGGACGGTACCGTCTTTCGTGAAAATCTGCTCTTTACCCATCGCGGCCTTTCTGGTCCTGCGGTTTTACAAATTTCCAGCTTCTGGCAGCCAGGCGAATTTGTCAGCATTAATTTACTGCCAGATGTCAGTCTGAATGACGTCCTGAACGAACAGCGCAGCGCCCATCCGAATCAAAGCCTGAAGAATACGCTGGCGATGCTGCTGCCGAAGCGTCTGGTCGAGTGCCTGCAACAGCTCGGGCAGATCCCTGACGTCTCGCTCAAACAGCTCAACGTGCGCGACCAGCAGACGCTGATCGACACGTTGACCGACTGGCGCGTACAGCCGAACGGCACTGAAGGCTATCGCACGGCAGAAGTGACGCTTGGCGGGGTAGACACCCACGAACTGTCGTCACGTACCATGGAAGCGCGCAAGGTGCCGGGGCTTTACTTTATCGGCGAAGTGATGGACGTCACCGGCTGGCTGGGCGGTTATAACTTCCAGTGGGCGTGGTCCAGCGCCTGGGCATGTGCACAGGATCTTGCCGGGGAGTAA